A section of the Fundidesulfovibrio magnetotacticus genome encodes:
- a CDS encoding sigma 54-interacting transcriptional regulator: MANPGAPARSRRGKPPFDEGDALRSLGKGLFTVDRDLRPVSANPSAARILGLESPPGQTPPELLPLLRDCLEEERRTSRVLEAGERRLAAQAWPIVRDGAIVGAALLLDDALPEGSLPVPEIQLRAVLDSVSEGIWICDGSGVILDINRESQRLNSVEASDYVGRSIRCILDEGLVDHSVTLDVLRHRRQSSIIQRITKTGKQLLVTGSPVFGPDGTIAMVVVNERDVTELNALREGLQNARKVEERYRHEIAELSMLELRQKDVVAESPSMRHCLHALLKLAHMDASRILILGESGTGKGLLAKFVHQHSPRAKKPFIPINCPAVPENLFEAELFGYEKGAFTGALKQGKAGLIELARGGTLFLDEVGDIPLSVQAKLLKYLDDHELRRLGGAESKVVECGVVAATNCDLERLVDQKRFRKDLFFRLNTFIVRIAPLRERREDIFGLAEFYLAACNARYAKAKRLTPKAMRLLEAHDYPGNVRELVGIIQKAFVMSEGDDLTEAVQEALGPGGGALGEAQPRGLAESADQASARALRQAAARCRTTREMATLLGVSQSTVVRKLARYGIKPGRFISES, from the coding sequence ATGGCAAACCCCGGCGCTCCCGCACGCTCGCGGCGCGGCAAGCCCCCCTTCGACGAGGGGGACGCCCTGCGCAGTCTCGGCAAGGGCCTCTTCACCGTGGACCGCGACCTGCGGCCCGTCTCCGCCAACCCCAGCGCGGCCCGCATCCTGGGCCTGGAGTCGCCCCCGGGCCAGACGCCGCCGGAGCTGCTGCCCCTCTTGCGCGACTGCCTGGAGGAAGAACGCCGCACCTCCCGCGTCCTGGAGGCCGGGGAACGCCGCCTGGCGGCCCAGGCCTGGCCCATCGTGCGCGACGGGGCCATCGTGGGCGCGGCCCTGCTCCTGGACGACGCCCTGCCAGAGGGCTCGCTGCCCGTGCCTGAGATCCAGCTGCGGGCCGTGCTCGATTCGGTCTCCGAGGGCATCTGGATCTGCGACGGCAGCGGCGTGATCCTGGACATCAACCGGGAATCCCAGCGGCTCAACTCCGTGGAGGCCTCCGACTACGTGGGCCGCAGCATCCGCTGCATCCTGGACGAAGGCCTAGTGGACCACTCGGTCACCCTGGACGTGTTGCGCCACAGGCGCCAGTCCAGCATCATCCAGCGCATCACCAAGACGGGCAAGCAGCTCCTGGTGACGGGCTCGCCGGTGTTCGGCCCGGACGGAACCATCGCCATGGTGGTGGTCAACGAGCGCGACGTCACGGAACTCAACGCCCTGCGCGAGGGGCTTCAGAACGCGCGCAAGGTGGAGGAGCGCTACCGCCACGAGATCGCGGAGCTCTCCATGCTGGAGCTGCGCCAGAAGGACGTGGTGGCCGAGAGCCCCTCCATGCGCCACTGCCTGCACGCGCTTTTGAAACTCGCGCACATGGACGCCTCGCGCATCCTCATCCTGGGGGAATCCGGCACGGGCAAGGGGCTCCTGGCCAAGTTCGTGCACCAGCACAGCCCCCGGGCCAAGAAGCCCTTCATCCCCATCAACTGCCCGGCCGTGCCGGAGAACCTCTTCGAGGCCGAACTCTTCGGCTACGAGAAGGGGGCCTTCACCGGGGCGCTCAAGCAGGGCAAGGCCGGGCTCATCGAGCTGGCCCGGGGCGGCACCCTTTTCCTGGACGAGGTGGGCGACATCCCGCTCTCGGTGCAGGCCAAGCTCCTCAAATACCTGGACGACCACGAGCTGCGCCGCCTGGGCGGGGCGGAGTCCAAGGTGGTGGAGTGCGGGGTGGTGGCCGCCACCAACTGCGACCTGGAGCGCCTGGTGGACCAGAAACGCTTCCGCAAGGACCTCTTCTTCCGGCTCAACACCTTCATCGTGCGCATCGCGCCGCTGCGGGAGCGCCGGGAGGACATCTTCGGGCTGGCGGAGTTCTACCTGGCGGCCTGCAACGCGCGCTACGCCAAGGCCAAGCGGCTCACGCCCAAGGCCATGCGCCTGCTGGAGGCCCACGACTATCCGGGCAACGTGCGCGAGCTGGTGGGCATCATCCAGAAGGCCTTCGTGATGAGCGAGGGCGACGACCTCACCGAGGCCGTGCAGGAGGCCCTGGGACCGGGAGGCGGCGCACTGGGAGAGGCCCAGCCGCGCGGTCTCGCCGAGTCTGCGGACCAGGCCAGTGCGCGGGCGCTGCGCCAGGCGGCCGCGCGCTGCCGCACCACCCGGGAGATGGCGACGCTTCTGGGGGTGAGCCAGTCCACGGTGGTGCGCAAGCTGGCCCGGTACGGCATCAAACCCGGCCGATTCATTTCTGAATCATGA